TTCATCAGATTGGGCTAGAATTATTGGGAAGCTCCGATCCTCGAGCAGACGTAGAAGCGATCGCTCTAGCTGCCGACTTATTGAGAACCTTGGGTTTATCTAAATTGCAACTAAGTCTGAATTCGGTGGGAACTGGCGCCGATAGAAGCAATTACCGTCAAGCTTTGGTAGATTATTTGACACCCTATCAATCAGAACTAGATCCAGATTCCCAAACCCGTCTGTTACACAATCCCATGAGAATACTCGATAGCAAAGACGAACGCACCATCGCGATCGCCCAAAATGCTCCCAAAATTATTGACTTTTTGAGTGATAGTTCACGCAACCACTTTGACCAAGTGCAACAACTCCTCTCAGACTTAGGTATCTCTTATCAACTCAATCACTGTTTAGTTAGAGGGTTGGATTACTACAGTCATACAGCATTTGAGATACAAAGTACAGATTTAGGCGCTCAAGCCACCGTCTGCGGAGGAGGACGCTACGACGGCTTAGTTAAAGAATTAGGGGGACCAGATACTCCCGCTATTGGGTGGGCGATGGGAATGGAAAGACTAATATTATTATTGCAACAACAGCGTTCTGCGTCTCTTTCTCAACCTGATTTTTACATAGTATCACGTGGGACTTCAGCCGAAGCCAAAGCCCTGATTATTGCCCAAAAATTGCGACACTCGGGATTTACCGTAGACTTAGATCTCAGTGGGAGTGCTTTTAGCAAACAGTTTAAGAGAGCTAATCGTCAGGGGGCGATCGCCTGTCTAATTATGGGAGATAGCGAAGCTGCAACAGATACCGTTCAGCTCAAGTGGATGAAAACACAAATCCAACAAACTCTAATTATTGCCGAACTTTTAGCTAAAACCACCGAATTAACTCAACAACTAGCAGAAAATAGGCAATGAAACAATGGCAATTTTTCCTAGAGCAACATAATCAATCTCAGTTACTGGCAATCAATACTAGAGATTATCGCTTGTCTCCAGGAAATTATCGCCTACTCGCCCAAACCGACTTACTTAATATTCCGGTAGAAATTCGTTTAGATTATCACCGGTTTCAGCACAAATATTTACGCACTACCAACCACCAAGGTTTCTTGATCATGACACCCTATTTAACCCTAAGCACAGGTCATCTGCACTTGCGATGTCAAGCTGATGTTTTAGCAGAAATAGAGGGTAATTGGTGGCAAAAGACGTTAAATTTAGAGATTCTCACCAGAGCTCAAATCGAGGCATTAAATCAGCCTGCGCCTTATCTTGAACTGCTTCTAGAGGCAGAAACTCTAATAAAAACTTCTCCTACTAGAGCCTGTTTAAAGGGAACAATTCTCATTGAAAACCTAGATTATCTGCAAGCGAATATTATCTACCGTTTGTACCATCCTAAAACAGGAGCAAGATTAACTCAAGAGCAAGAAAATTTAGCTTTACCTTACTGTTTTAAATACGACCTACAATTAAATCCCACATGGAACACTTGTTTAATTTTGGGGGAAATACATCTAGAAGTAATTTTAGCTCAATCCACTCTTACCGCAACTAGAGTATTTAGTATCATTGATAACCCCAAGGCATTATCTCAAAAATGGAGGCAATTAGCCTCTCGGGTTAACCCCTCTGCTTATCCTCAGCTAAAACTATTAGATATCCACTCCCTACCCCCTACTCTTCCCGCAGATTTGGAGTGGGAATCAGGCCAAGTGCTACCCCCCAGAATTAATCATTCTACTGGAAAAAAAGAGATTAACTTGCCGGGTTTTACCAACCGGACTCATTTAGAACAAGCCTTTAACAAATTAGAGGTAGAAAAGCGTTTTTGGTTACGCCTTAATAGTCTGGCTAATTATCAACAGCAAAAGTAAATTGCTCCAGATTGCGCCGAGGGTTGCTAGTGCGTATCTCTTTAATCTTCTGATAATATTCTTTTTCTGCTTCACTCAGTTGCTCGGGGACAACAATCACAATTTTTACTAGTTGATCTCCGCGACTTTGACCTCCACTAGGCCAACCTTTTCCCCTTAAGCGTAAGGATTGACCTGAACGTATCCCCGCAGGAATTTTGACTTTGACCATACCATCTGGCGTAGGTACTTCGATTTGGTCCCCCAGCACAGCTTCATCAGGAGTAATGGGAACCTCACAAACGAGGTTATTACCTTCAAATTGAAAAAAGGGATGAGGTTGTAATTCTACGTTTAAAAATACATCCCCTTTGGGATAAGCGTTAATCGAGTTACCGGGAATTTTCAAACGGTTGCCCGATTTTGCCCCCTTGGGAATACGCACCTCTATGGTTTGATTTCCTAGTTGTAGTTTTTTTGTAACCCCAGAGTAAGCCTCGGCAAAACTTAAACGAATATTCCCTTGAAGAGGTATACTCGTCTGTGTTCCAGTATTACTAAAGCCACTGAAATCATTAAAACCACCGCTATTGTTATTGGGGCTAGCAAATTTACCGAGCAACTCGTTGACAAAATCATCAAAACTGCTGTACTGACTAAAGTCAAAACCACCATAATCCACGTTAGTACGAGGTGTACCGGACCAATTGGTTTGTTCTGTTTGCTGCCAATACTGACCAAATTGATCGTATTTTTGACGTTTTTCCGAGTCTGAGAGAATCTCATAAGCTTCGCTGATTTCTTTAAAACGCGCTTCTGATGCTTTATCTCCTGGATTGCGATCTGGATGATATTTGAGAGCTAATTTACGAAAACTCTTTTTAATCTCTTCTGGTGTCGCTTTTTTGCTGACTTCCAGAGTAGCGTAGTAGTCTTTAAAGTTAGTGGACGCCATCTGCGCATCTCTCCTTAGAAATTTATAATATAATTATTTACCCTAGCAAAAATAATAGTTCAGGAAACCTCTTGAGGAATATTGGCTTGAGATTGATATTTAGATTCGTATTCTGAAACAACCTCCGCGTAGGAACCAGTTTTGATTAAACGGCCTTTTTCTAACAGACATACGCGATCGCAATGGCGTAGAGTCGTCAAGCGATGAGCAATAATGATCAGAGTTTGATTTCCCACTAAAGACTTAATCGCTTCTGTGATTAAATTCTCCGTTTGTGAATCTAGAGCGGAGGTAGCTTCATCGAGTACTAAAATTTCTCTTTCATGATAAAGTGCTCGAGCAATTCCTATTCTTTGACGTTGTCCACCCGACAAGCGCACCCCTCGTTCTCCCACCTCTGTTTTAATACCTTGGGGTAAACTCGCGATTAACTCTTCAAGCTCCGTCATTTTTAACACCCGTGCAATTTTTTCCCTATCTATAAGTTGATCTGGTACGCCAAAAGCAATATTTTTCTCGATAGTATCCTCGGTTAAAAATATCGTTTGAGGAATATATCCCAAGGTATCTTGCCAACTACGCAGACTATGATATACAGACAACCCATCTACTTCAATATCTCCATTATCGGGCTGTAATAAACCCAGAATCACGTCTATCAAGGTTGTTTTCCCCGCTCCTGATTTACCAATTATGCCGATAGATTCTCCTTTATTTAGCTTAAATGATATGTTTTGCAACGAAGGCTGACTACTACCAGGATAAGTATAACTGACATCTACCAACGCTAATTCCCCGAAGGAACGAAAATCTCTTTTTTCAGCTTGTTGTATTCTCCTGCGTTCCCGTTTATGCAACTTCTCAATTTCTTTTAACTTTAGATAGAGTGTATCTAGAGCGTAGCTTTGATTTTTAATGAGATTCAAACTTTGCACAATGATATTGAACGAAGGCGATAAGCGTACACCCGCTACAGCAAAAACGCTTAGAATAGGAGTTAATTCATAAGTATTTTTGTTTAGTACTGTTACCGATAAACCAATAAACAAAATTAGTACGAGCACTAAGCTACTTTTAGTGACTATCCCTGGTAGCTGTTGCACAATACCAACTGTCATTTCAGCGTTGACGATTTTGCGCTGCTGTCCTTTGACCAGATTTTCAAAATATTTTTCACAACCTATTACGCGAGTTTCTTTAAAGCCACCAAAGGTGTGATTAATCACAGAAATATTTTTCTTTCTTTCTTCTACTCTGACTTTTCCAGCTTTTTTTACTCTTTTTCCTAGTATATCAAGAGTCACAAAAACCACGGCGAGAACACCGATAATCAGTACCAAAAGGGTTACGCTAGTTTTAACTAGTACAAAAAGAAGGGAGAATAGTAAAATCGAATTAGTGGTTATTTGCAACAAAGAAATCAGGTTAGCTCTGATAGCCAAATCGCTCTCTTGGATAAAATTTGTCAAAGATGCGGAACTTTCTGAGACAATGAATTTATAAGGTACATTCACATAAGCACTAAACAGTCTTACTACTACCTTGTGTTGTAAATATCCTGAGGTCTTATAAAGAAAAATTTGAGATGCTATCAAAACCAAAACTTGAACTAGTAATATAATTAAAACAACTAAAGTAAGTAAAATAATTTTGTGGTTAAAAGTTTGAATATTTAGATAAGAGAAAATTTTATTTAAACTCTCAAGACTGTTTAAAAACTCCGGCTCAGTGACTATTTTGGTGTAGGGTCCTACGATAATAACGCCTAATACATCTAAAAGAGAACTGATAATAAATACTAGGATCAAGAGAGGAATTTTGTTAACATCTTTGCCTAAAATATAAGCAATTTTCTTGAAATAGTTAAGCATATATTGAAAGTTGCATCTGGGCTATCTGGATCAGTCTAACATAAGATTGTTGGAAAATGAAGAAATTTTAATAGAGGAAACTAAATTATGATACAATGCGATTTGAGAATCTAAACGGAAGACAAATCCATGCTAACCCTTAAAATCATTGTTTATATCACAGTAGCTTTTTTTGTTAGTCTGTTCATATTTGGCTTTTTATCTGGCGATCCCGCCCGGAACCCCGGAAACAGAGATCTAGAGTAAAAATACCAGTTAAAAGCAACAGGGGCGAGTTTACACCTCCCCCAACCTCAAAGAAGTCGTAAATAATGCTATCAATACTATTATTGGCTCAAGCATCAGTAACAATGCCTGTAATGGCTAAAAATCAAGAAAAAATCTTTGATTTGGACAAAAAGCCCAAGCCTCAGTTAGTAAGTAAAGGTGCTGAGTTTAGACTCTCGTTAGCAGAGGGAGATGATAGTACCCAAGAAGTAATAGACGTAATCGAAGTAATAGCCGATCAGCAAGAGTACGATCGCTCTCAACAAGTGATCACAGCCAGGGGGAATGTAGAAGTAAGATTTCCCAAAGGAATCCTGACAGCGGATTGGGTGAAAATTAATCTGAGCGATCGCCTAGCGGTAGCAGAAGGTCGAGTAGTACTCAGACGAGGGGAACAGACACTCAGAGGAGAACGTTTCGAGTACAATTTTTTTGAAGATCGCGGTACTATTAACAACGCTAGCGGAGAGATTTTTCAACCAACCTTAGATAGGGATTTTACCTCTAATTTAGCAGAAGATGAAACAGGTGAGATTATACCAGAGCAACCCCTGGGCGATCGCCTCGAAGCTAATCAACCCCTCAGACGTGTAGTGGGTAGAGATGGTTACCAATTTGTGATAGGAAGTAGTAGAGATTTTGAGTTATTAGACGGAAGTGGAGGCTCCTCCGAGGAAACAAGTGGAAATATCAGTAGATTGCGTTTTCAAGCCCTCAAACTTAACTTCTACCCCGAAGGCTGGACAGCAGAAGATATCAGATTTACTAACGATCCTTTTTCACCTCCAGAATTAGAAGTAAGAGCCAATAAAGCAACTTTTCGCAATATTTCTGAAGATATCGGACAGCTAACTACGAGCAACTCTCGCATAGTTTTAGATCAGCGCACAAACATACCCATCCTGAGCAACAATCTTACCATAGATCGTCGTCCTCGTCGTCCCTCTCTGATACAGTTTGGCTTTGACGGTGAAGAAAGAGGGGGTTTATTCGTTCAGAGTTCCTTTGAATTAGTGAATAATGATCGAGTCCACTTCACACTTACTCCCCAGTACTTCCTACAAAAAGCTTTGTTTCCCGATACTTTTACCGTCAACAACAGCACTGATTTAGATGAGCGAGGGGGAGTCTTCAATTCCGCAGTTTTTGGGTTTAAAACCAGATTAGAAGCTCAAGTAGCATCTCGCACCGAAGTAATCGCCACCACGGATTTACCGAGTTTACAATTGAGTGAAATTGACAATAAATTGAGAGCTAAACTGGCTCTTAGACAAGAATTAGGAAAGATAGAGCGTCCGTACCTATTAAGTTTTGAATATAATTACCGCGAGCGTCTATTTAACGGTTCTCTCGGGTTTCAAACGGTACAAAGTAGCCTAGGAGTAGTATTTGTGTCTCCAAGTATTCCCATAGGAGATAGTGGTATCAACTTTAGATATCAAGCAGGATTACAAAATATCGAAGCAGAAACAGACGGAGGTGATTTGACCACCCTGATGCGCTTTCAAACCGCAGCTTCTCTGAGCAAAGATTTTTATCTTTGGCAAGGAGAAGCCCTAGAAGCCACAGGGGATAAGGGATTACGCTTCACTCCTGTCCCAGTGCGTCCTTTTTTAAAACTGAACACGGATGTGACTGGTGTCAACAGTATTTATGGTAATGGAGATAACCAACCTTCTCTTAGGTTTAGCGTGGGCATACAGGGACAAATTGGGCATTTTTCTCGCTCTTTTTTCGATTATACGGGCTTTAGTCTACGCTATAGTCAGGGTATTAGAGGTGAAGAGTCACCTTTTTTGTTTGACCGTTTCGTAGACACAAGTACTATATCTGTAGCTTTTACACAACAGGTCTATGGGCCCATACGTGTAGGGGTACAAACATCTTTTAGTCTTAACCGCAGTGACGAGATTAGCACAGATTATATTCTCGAATACAGTCGCCGAACTCATAATGTTTCCTTGCGCTATAATCCCGTCTTGCAGATTGGTTCTCTGAATTTACGGATCAGCGATTTCAACTGGACGGGTAGTCCAGAACCTTTTGAGGCGGTTCAACCAGTTATTCAAGGGGTAACTCGCTAGCTTTAATCAATAGCAAAGGTAACTAAAACTACTGCGGTAAGTACCTGGTCATAAATAAACATAAAAAAAATAACAAGTGTAAATAAGCATGAAACTCTTACCTGTTACCTGTTCCCTGCCATCATATTAACTTTTAATTAAGCCCACCTACTTAATATCTTTTTCAATAGAGGAAGTGTCATAAATGCCATAATCGCTAACATCTTTGGAGTTGCGACTGGTAATCTGAAAGACACCTGTCTTAGCTGATCTGATGGAACCTACTTGACTTCCTGTACTTTGGGCGATCGCACTTTATTGTATATTATTAAAGATCTAATCAAAATAAACAGGAAAACGCTATAGGGATAACATGATTCACAAATATTTAGCGATCGCTACACTTTCATTATTTTTGCTCCCGATTATCGTAACAGCACAAAACGAAATACGACAGGAATCTGTACAGTTTAAGCCTGGTACTACTGGTACAACAATCCCAGGTCAAATCAAAGGATACGAAACTGTAGACTACATTTTGCGCGCCAAGGCTGGTCAGTCGATGGTAGTCATACTCAATACTGACAATCAGCAAAACTACTTTAATGTAACGCCAACGGGAGAAGAGACGGCTATTTTCATTGGTTCAACTTCCGGTAATCGCTTTGAAGGAACCTTACCCAAAGATGGAGATTATACTGTTCGCGTCTACTTGATGCGATCGGCCGCTAGAGAGAATCAAGCAGCCAACTATAGCATTGAGATAGGAATAGATGGTAACCAGGCATTTTCTGGTACTAATCCCACGGGACCTTATACAACTGATCAATATGATGCTACAACTAGCTTAAAGTGTGAGGTTCGGAATTCGGTAGATGGTGCACCTGTTACTCATAATCAAAATTGTCCGGCGGGTATTCTGCGAGGGGATGGGGGTTCAGCATCAATTCGCATTATGTTACCCAGTGGGGTAGAGCGTGTTTTAAATTTTGAAGCTAATAACGTTACCACTTCCAATGAAGACGAGCTAACTTGGGGCAAGGAAGATGATACTTGGTATATTGGTATTAACAATCAAGAATTCTATATCGTCCCAGAAGCTGCCATATTGGGAGATTGATGAGACAAAATGTTTAGTTTGTCTATACTAACTGCCCTGGGACTTGCATGACCACAAATACCGCCATGGTACCGTGATTGTAGCAGAAAACGGAAGCATTATCAAGAGCGATCTCGGGTAGGGAGATCCCTACGTGTGCACACTCAATCTATAGCAAAGGTAACTGAAACTACTGCGGTAATATCTTTTTCAATAGAGGAAGTGTCATAAATGCCGTAATCGCTAACATCTGTGGAGTTGCGACTGGTAATCTGAAAGACCCCAGTTTTAGCCGACCTAATTGGACCTACTTGACTTCCTGTACTTTGGGCGATCGCCTCAGCCCTTAGTTTAGCATCCTTAGTCGCTTCCGCTACCATTTCCACGCGCAGTTGGTCTAATTGGGTGTAGAAGTATTGAGGTGGTTCAGAAACCAGGTTCAAGCCATCCTCAATTAACTCAGAGGAAGTTCTGGACAAATCGGTATATTTTTCCACATCGTCGGAGCGAATTTCAAAACGTTGAGTTAGACGATAAGCTAGAGTTTGACCAGTTTCTTGACCGTTGGGAGCAAACTCTGGAAGTGCGTAGTAATCAATCGCACTAGCAGTAATAATCTCTTCGGGAACTCCTTGTTGTTTGAGATAGGAACGCAAACGTTGAGCTTGAAGCGTCAAATCTCGATAAGCTGACTGAGAATCACTCTGTTGACTAGAAATTGATAATCTCCAAACTATATAATCGGAGCGAATAGGACGTTTAGCTGAGCCTGTCACATTGAGAACATCATTGGCTTGTTTGACATCTTTAACTGCTTGAGATGCGATCCAGGAACTGAGGACCAAAGAGAGGGATAAAGCGGTTAAACCAGCAAATAATTGAGGGAAAGTTTTAATGGACATAATATAGGGGAAAGGTAGACGCTTATAATTGTTTTAGCGGTTTCAATTGTCCTAAACTTACTTTCTATTGCTATACGTACAAACCCTAGTTAGTCATTCCATGTTTGAGAGCAAAACGCACCAATTCTGTACGACTATTAGTACCCGTTTTGTTAAATAAACGACTGACATATTTTTCTACATTTCTGACGCTAGTTTCCAGACGACTAGCGATTTCTTTGTTCATTAAACCTTGAGCGACCAGATCCAACACACTACGTTCTCTGGGGGTCAACTCGATATTTACTGTGGTGGAAGTTGCTCCGCTTAAATGGGGCTTTTGTCCGAGGATACCCTTAATTTGTTCGAGTTCCAAAGCAATCTTTTCCAAATCCGAGTTACCGCTACTATTTTCGCTGAGAGTATCTCGACGTTCCAGTAAATTTTTAACGATCGCTTCTAACTCTTCGGGATCAAAAGGTTTAGACAGATAAGCGTCACAACCCGCTTGATAACCCAGAATGCGATCGCTAGTCATACCTCTCGCGGTTAGAAAGACCACTGGTAAACTGGCAAAACGAGGATCTTCGCGTAATCGCTTCAAAAACTGATAACCGTCTACTTGAGGCATCATCACATCGGATATTACCAGATCCGGACTATCTTGCTCTAACAATTCCCAAGCTTGATTAGCATTACTAGCTACAGCAACTTTGAATTCCTCGTTATCTTCGAGATAAGCTTGTACAGACTCCCTTATCCCTGGTTCATCATCTACTAACAATAGTTTTTTAAATTCTGACATTTTCTAACCTTTAAACTGGATTAATCTATGGAGATCGCTTCCACATCAATAATTTCACCCTGATTCTCATCCTTTGGCGATCCCTGACTAGGTTGAACAGGATTAAAATTACCCGACAGGAAATTCAAAACCTCTGTAGCTAGTATAGTAATAATGACTACATCGTCCAGTTGTCCGAGAATTGGGATGAAATCAGGAGAGATATCAATGGGGCTAAAAAGATAAATCAAACTCCCTGCAACTATCAACCAACCATAACGAGGATTACGTAGGCTTTGGGAATACCAATTATAAAAGGATCTAAACCAAATATTCATTAAAACTTTTACAATTATCTTTACTTCGATTCTAACAAAATATTGAGAAAATTAGTGAGCACGATTTTAATTTGGTATCGCAACGATTTACGCTTAGAAGATCATGAGCCTATGTATCAAGCTCTAAGTCAAAAAGCTCAAGTTATTCCAGTTTATTGCTTTGATCCGCGTCAATTTGGGACCACTGGTTGCGGTTTGGTCAAAACGGGTAGTTTTCGCGCTCAATTTCTCAGAGAAAGTGTGATAGATTTACGCCACAATTTACAACAATTAGGGAGTAATTTAATCCTACGTCAAGGTTTACCAGAAGTCATCATTCCTGCTTTAGCGCGCTCAATAGCTGTAGATGCAGTTTACTTTCATCAAGAGGTAACAGCAGAAGAATTAGCCGTAGAAACAGCCTTAAAAAAAGCTTTAGCTCAAAGTCAAATTACCGTCCAGAGTTTTTGGGGAGCAACGCTCTATCATCTCGACAACCTACCTTTTGCTCCAGCTCAACTCCCAGAATTATTTACCAATTTTCGCAAAGAAGTAGAGAGAAAAGCCGAAATTGAACCTAGCTTACCTCAACCTGAGAGATTACCCCCACTCCCAGACATAGATCCTGGAGAAATACCCGAATTAGCAGAAATCGCCCCAGATTCTCGAGGAGTGTTGAACTTCAAGGGAGGAGAAAGAGCGGGTAAAGCGCGATTAAAGAGTTACTTCTGGGAAAAAGACGCTCTGAGAAACTATAAAGAGACACGCAACGGTATGTTAGGACCAGACTACTCTTCTAAATTTTCTCCCTGGTTAGCTAATGGTTGTCTCTCTCCCCGCTACATCTACGCACAAGTTCAAAGCTACGAAACTCAAAGAGTCAAAAACGACTCCACTTACTGGTTAGTTTTTGAGCTACTCTGGCGAGATTTTTTCCGCTTTATTAGTAGTAAACACAAAAATCGCATTTTTCAGCCGTCGGGATTACAGGGAATAGAAATTCCTTGGCAAGAAGATCCCTCTAGATTTAAACTATGGCAAGAGGGTAAAACGGGTTATCCCCTAGTAGATGCCAATATGAGAGAGTTAGCTGGTACCGGTTTCATGTCCAACCGCGGTAGGCAAAATGTAGCTAGTTTTCTCACTAAAAATTTGGGTATCAACTGGATTTTGGGAGCAGAATGGTTCGAGTCTCTCTTGATTGACTACGACGTATGCAGTAATTGGGGTAACTGGAATTATAGCGCGGGTGTGGGCAATGACGCGCGAGGTTTTCGTTACTTCAATATTCCCAAACAATCGCGAGACTACGATCCTCAGGGAAAATATCTTAAACATTGGTTACCCGAATTAAAGTCTCTTCCTGGAGATAAAATCCATGAACCCTGGCGATTATCCAGCCAGGAGCAACAAAATTTCGGCGTCAGATTAGGGGTAGATTACCACCGTCCAGTAGTAGATTTCTTTAAGTCAATTCAAGCAAACGAAAGAATTTATCTGAATGCTCAAAGTAAGGGAACTTTTTCACGATAAAAACCTCTTTAATTACAGAATTACTCAATTTAAGCCTATGAAAGCTTTGGTGTGGACGACGGTGTGTATAATCGCTTTAATTACGCCTGGGTGGGCGAATACCCAACCCACAGAATCAGGAAGTTTAATCTCAGAGAATATGACTAACTCATCAATCCAAGGAACGGTTACCTATAGAGAAAGAATGGCTTTACCACCATCGGCAGTCATCCAGATTAAGTTACTCGATGTTTCACTCCAAGATACAAAAGCGCTAGAGATTGCTACCCAAACTATAGTAACTGAAGGGAAACAAGTACCCATTGCCTTTGAGTTAACTTTCGATCCTCAACTAATTCAAAAAGAGAGAACCTACGCAGTGCGAGCTGAAATCTATTTAAATGATCAACTCATGTTTACCACTACCGAGGTGTATCCAGTACTAACAGCAGGACATGGTACCGACGTTAACCTGACTCTTCAGAGAGTCTCAGGGAATCAATTAAGTGGAAGCAGATGGCTTTTAGAAGATTTAACGGGACAAGGGGTAATAGACAACCTACAAACTACGATTGAATTTGCCGATGATAATCGTCTTAGTGGTAGTGGTGGGTGCAATCGCTATTTTACTTCCTATGAGCTTAAGGGAGATAGTTTCCAGGTCGGTATCATCGCTTCTACCCAGATGATGTGTCCAGAAGCGACAATGAATCAAGAGCAAAACTTTTTTCAAGCACTCGAAAAAGCCTCTAATCTCCGTCTAGAGGGACCTTATCTCTTCATTGATGTGGAAGGTT
The sequence above is drawn from the Gloeocapsa sp. PCC 73106 genome and encodes:
- a CDS encoding YbaY family lipoprotein — its product is MKALVWTTVCIIALITPGWANTQPTESGSLISENMTNSSIQGTVTYRERMALPPSAVIQIKLLDVSLQDTKALEIATQTIVTEGKQVPIAFELTFDPQLIQKERTYAVRAEIYLNDQLMFTTTEVYPVLTAGHGTDVNLTLQRVSGNQLSGSRWLLEDLTGQGVIDNLQTTIEFADDNRLSGSGGCNRYFTSYELKGDSFQVGIIASTQMMCPEATMNQEQNFFQALEKASNLRLEGPYLFIDVEGYDAPLKFTRI